One stretch of Methanothrix sp. DNA includes these proteins:
- a CDS encoding UDP-2,3-diacylglucosamine diphosphatase, with product MSIAVISDTHFGSKCSALSRRDNVDYLIWELWRYGEGIDEVVLLGDILDLWRVRMESAIRDASYFFRRLDELGVRVSYVVGNHDHHMTIIRQELSLLERAARGEPFAVYLPNLKWSMNLAGLKMTFHYPTYEIVIGGRRLLFTHGHHLDGIKSLPAQIFEGLRRLSGEPVLPADLERMMAYAYESIYRSCYLGEAVEIEESLWRVTGIFEKVRSGVLRTLRYSPVESQYDAILRFIRERHPGRVDCFIYGDTHQAAIYRRDEELLIANAGSLADGGGNTYLIIIDDEIRLRGFGMQEPLMRMCM from the coding sequence ATGTCAATTGCTGTGATCTCTGATACGCATTTCGGCTCAAAGTGCTCTGCTCTTTCAAGGCGCGATAATGTCGATTACCTCATATGGGAGCTCTGGAGGTACGGGGAAGGTATCGATGAGGTCGTGCTTCTCGGCGATATCCTCGATCTCTGGCGGGTACGGATGGAGAGCGCCATCCGTGATGCCAGCTATTTCTTCAGGCGGCTGGACGAGCTGGGCGTGAGGGTAAGCTATGTGGTGGGCAATCACGATCACCACATGACGATCATACGCCAGGAGCTATCCCTTCTCGAGAGGGCTGCGAGGGGCGAGCCGTTCGCAGTTTACCTTCCCAACCTGAAATGGTCGATGAATCTTGCGGGACTTAAGATGACATTCCATTATCCCACGTATGAGATTGTGATTGGGGGCAGGCGTCTTCTGTTCACACACGGACACCATCTGGACGGGATCAAATCACTCCCTGCGCAGATATTCGAGGGCTTACGCAGGCTCTCGGGGGAGCCTGTGCTTCCTGCGGATCTCGAGAGGATGATGGCATATGCCTATGAGAGCATCTACAGGTCCTGCTACCTGGGGGAGGCTGTGGAGATCGAGGAGTCGCTCTGGAGGGTCACCGGAATATTTGAAAAGGTGAGATCTGGAGTGCTCAGGACGCTGAGATACAGCCCTGTTGAGTCCCAGTACGACGCCATCCTCAGGTTCATAAGAGAGCGACACCCGGGCAGGGTCGATTGCTTCATCTACGGCGATACGCATCAGGCCGCGATCTACAGAAGGGACGAAGAGCTGCTGATCGCAAATGCGGGCTCGCTCGCGGATGGCGGCGGTAACACATACCTAATAATCATAGATGATGAGATCCGCCTGAGAGGATTCGGCATGCAGGAGCCGCTGATGAGAATGTGTATGTGA
- a CDS encoding METTL5 family protein — MRKRQLEILLQRVRGFPSPSAAMEQYMTPPSLASDLLHIAHMRDELSQVLDLGCGTGILAIGAALLGARAYGVDIDPQALRIARENAEMLGVHVDFILGDIERIAFRRVKTVIMNPPFGAQHASRGDRAFLRRAVEIADVIYTIHNAGSLNFVRSFVSPCRVEEVYKARIPIKRMFDFHRKDVEWIEVELYRIVCKQR, encoded by the coding sequence ATGAGAAAGAGACAGCTTGAGATCCTGCTCCAGCGTGTGAGGGGCTTCCCGAGCCCCTCTGCAGCGATGGAGCAGTACATGACCCCGCCGTCGCTCGCATCGGATCTGCTCCACATCGCTCACATGAGGGATGAGCTATCCCAGGTCCTGGATCTCGGCTGTGGCACAGGCATCCTGGCGATCGGGGCCGCGCTTCTGGGAGCGAGGGCATACGGAGTGGATATCGATCCCCAGGCGCTGAGGATCGCGCGTGAGAATGCTGAGATGCTCGGCGTGCACGTGGATTTTATCCTGGGGGATATCGAGCGAATCGCGTTTCGCAGGGTGAAAACTGTAATAATGAATCCACCATTTGGCGCACAGCACGCCAGCCGCGGCGATCGGGCGTTTCTCAGGAGGGCGGTGGAGATCGCGGATGTTATATACACCATCCACAATGCAGGAAGCCTGAACTTCGTTCGCAGCTTCGTCTCTCCCTGCAGGGTCGAGGAGGTCTATAAAGCAAGGATTCCAATTAAAAGGATGTTCGATTTCCACAGGAAAGATGTCGAATGGATAGAGGTTGAGTTATATAGGATTGTGTGCAAACAGCGATAA
- a CDS encoding DNRLRE domain-containing protein, producing MFGLKLVYAALMLFLLLGSAFAGTFTAGLDADTYVDRENPDATFGDATTLWVASAAGEPLKIAYIGFINAFGNQGISSPDQISTATLKLTVSEVEKPGIIKVYFVHGYISPEIAWEDAPEAVENVSAEIEIDSPGEYTLDATDIIKEAVRTCTEGCPYGLKIVAEGDASIGLASSEASKDSTELRYVGGM from the coding sequence GTGTTTGGTTTGAAACTTGTCTATGCAGCATTGATGCTTTTCCTCCTGCTGGGGTCGGCCTTTGCTGGCACATTCACGGCAGGTCTTGATGCTGATACATATGTGGACAGAGAGAATCCGGATGCGACGTTCGGGGATGCGACCACGCTGTGGGTCGCATCAGCTGCAGGTGAGCCGCTGAAGATCGCGTACATCGGATTCATCAATGCGTTCGGCAACCAGGGCATCAGCTCTCCAGATCAGATCTCCACGGCAACACTGAAGCTGACGGTCTCTGAGGTGGAGAAACCTGGCATCATAAAGGTGTACTTCGTCCATGGATATATCAGCCCTGAGATCGCATGGGAGGATGCCCCTGAGGCTGTGGAGAATGTATCTGCAGAGATCGAGATCGACTCCCCAGGGGAGTACACGCTTGATGCCACCGACATCATCAAGGAGGCTGTGAGGACATGCACTGAGGGCTGTCCGTACGGTCTGAAGATCGTCGCTGAAGGGGATGCGTCGATCGGCCTGGCCTCCTCTGAGGCGTCAAAAGACTCAACAGAGCTCAGGTACGTCGGCGGAATGTAG
- a CDS encoding ATP-dependent DNA helicase: protein MLTIRDLTRWLPESVIELYEALGIDELYPPQADAIERGLLDGRNMIISVPTAAGKTLLAELAMLRGALSGKRALYIVPLRALASEKFESFSRFSKLGLRIGISTGDFDRKDERLGRNDIIIATSEKADSLIRNGASWVHKIGVLVVDEIHLLDSTNRGPTLEMTMTKLMHLNPEMQVIGLSATIANGREIADWIKGELVSSDWRPVRLREGVLFEDRLVFPDGELKLKNQSRDQVLNLVMDTVDQGGQMLIFESTRRNAESMAQKLAGALRESEETIEIAERLSGEGEVSKRLAMCLRHGAAFHHAGLLPDQRRLIELGFRQNIIKVIACTPTLAAGLNLPARRVLIRSYKRYEAGLGTRPIPVMEYRQMAGRAGRPGLDPYGESLIMARSEEEMQRLMEHYIMGEPEEIWSKLASERALRTHVLAAIASGFADSIESLSRLMSSTFYARQQDPSHLGETIAAVLEFLVKSDMIEEDLEPTPLGALVSRLYLDPLSAVVMIHGIRGVRRPSELTLIHVITMTPDMELLFVQQSDNWLEDFISEHSSELGSEENLDWLLREVKTASMLLDWINEVHEDRIADKYNIGPGDVMRIAETAEWLMSALHRISKHMDLGVTYLAERLALRIHYGAGDELLQLLELKGIGRVRARKLYQAGYRSLESLRAADKSALSEILGPKIAEMVMSQLRDSDVQA from the coding sequence ATGCTCACGATAAGAGATCTGACACGATGGCTGCCGGAGAGCGTCATAGAGCTTTACGAGGCCTTGGGGATAGACGAGCTGTACCCACCGCAGGCGGATGCGATAGAGCGCGGGCTTCTCGACGGCAGGAACATGATCATATCGGTGCCGACTGCCGCGGGAAAAACACTTCTTGCGGAGCTTGCGATGCTCAGGGGTGCGCTCTCTGGAAAAAGGGCTCTTTACATAGTCCCGCTGCGCGCACTCGCCTCGGAGAAGTTCGAGAGCTTCAGCAGGTTCTCCAAGCTCGGCCTGAGGATAGGCATCAGCACCGGAGACTTTGACAGGAAGGACGAGCGTCTGGGAAGGAACGACATAATCATAGCAACATCCGAGAAGGCGGACTCGCTCATACGAAACGGGGCCTCGTGGGTGCATAAGATCGGCGTTCTTGTCGTGGACGAGATTCACCTCCTGGATTCCACAAACAGAGGACCAACGCTGGAGATGACGATGACTAAGCTGATGCATCTCAACCCCGAGATGCAGGTGATAGGGCTCAGCGCGACGATAGCCAATGGAAGGGAGATCGCGGACTGGATAAAGGGGGAGCTGGTCTCGAGCGACTGGCGGCCTGTCAGGCTCAGAGAGGGCGTTCTGTTTGAGGACCGCCTGGTCTTCCCGGATGGGGAGTTGAAGCTCAAGAACCAGAGCAGGGACCAGGTGCTGAACCTGGTCATGGATACAGTTGATCAGGGCGGCCAGATGCTGATATTCGAGAGCACCAGGAGGAATGCTGAGTCGATGGCTCAGAAGCTCGCCGGAGCTCTCCGGGAATCCGAGGAGACGATCGAGATTGCTGAGAGGCTGAGCGGCGAGGGCGAGGTCTCGAAGAGGCTTGCAATGTGCCTTAGGCATGGAGCTGCGTTCCATCATGCAGGCCTTCTCCCTGATCAGAGGCGTCTGATAGAGCTGGGATTCAGGCAGAACATCATAAAGGTCATAGCATGCACCCCCACCCTCGCGGCTGGATTGAACCTGCCTGCGCGCAGGGTCCTCATAAGGAGCTACAAGAGATATGAGGCGGGTCTTGGAACCCGCCCGATTCCGGTCATGGAGTACAGGCAGATGGCAGGCAGAGCGGGCAGGCCGGGGCTCGATCCCTACGGCGAGTCGCTCATCATGGCCAGAAGCGAGGAGGAGATGCAGAGGCTCATGGAACACTACATAATGGGCGAGCCTGAGGAGATATGGTCGAAGCTTGCGAGCGAGAGAGCGCTTCGGACGCATGTGCTTGCAGCGATCGCATCCGGATTCGCAGATTCGATCGAGTCCCTTAGCAGGCTCATGTCATCCACATTCTACGCCCGCCAGCAGGATCCATCGCACCTGGGAGAGACAATAGCTGCTGTCCTGGAGTTCCTTGTGAAGAGCGATATGATCGAGGAGGATCTCGAGCCAACACCCCTCGGTGCTCTGGTATCCAGGCTGTATCTCGATCCGCTGAGCGCCGTGGTGATGATCCATGGGATCAGAGGCGTTCGCAGGCCCTCTGAGCTCACGCTCATACATGTGATAACGATGACCCCTGATATGGAGCTGCTCTTCGTCCAGCAGAGCGATAACTGGCTCGAGGATTTCATCTCCGAGCACTCCTCAGAGCTGGGGAGCGAGGAGAACCTCGACTGGCTCCTGAGGGAGGTGAAGACTGCCTCCATGCTCCTGGACTGGATAAATGAGGTTCATGAGGACAGGATTGCGGACAAATACAACATCGGCCCGGGAGATGTCATGAGGATAGCGGAGACCGCGGAATGGCTCATGAGCGCGCTGCACAGGATATCGAAGCACATGGATCTCGGGGTCACATATCTTGCAGAGAGGCTGGCGCTCAGGATACACTACGGCGCAGGCGATGAGCTTCTCCAGCTGCTGGAGCTGAAGGGCATAGGCAGGGTCAGGGCCAGGAAGCTCTACCAGGCAGGCTACAGGAGCCTGGAGAGCCTCAGAGCCGCGGATAAATCCGCACTCTCAGAGATCCTCGGCCCGAAGATAGCGGAGATGGTGATGTCACAGCTCAGGGATTCTGATGTCCAGGCATGA
- a CDS encoding metallophosphoesterase — protein sequence MRLLCIADVHDASWRLEFLKGCPADLMVIAGDLHDDGRPEDAVYVLDELSRFPQMKLIVPGNMDPRTFAEDLWRSHGLIPIHKSSFVVGNVGFVGMGGMVARNPRRIGDPTRYYHSDEDLYRTLTDLLHSIRDLERRVVVVHQPPRGVRDRLYNGELSGSVGLRRVIEEHQPDLVICGHIHEDRGASALGGTLVVNVGEARMGHAALIDLDGLDVEWLRAE from the coding sequence ATGCGGCTGCTCTGCATAGCTGATGTTCATGATGCATCCTGGAGACTGGAGTTTCTGAAAGGATGCCCTGCGGATCTGATGGTGATAGCAGGAGATCTTCACGATGATGGGAGACCGGAGGATGCGGTATATGTTCTCGATGAGCTCTCCCGTTTTCCGCAGATGAAGCTCATAGTCCCAGGCAACATGGACCCCAGGACATTCGCGGAGGATCTCTGGCGGAGCCACGGTCTCATACCGATCCACAAATCCTCTTTTGTAGTGGGAAACGTGGGGTTTGTGGGCATGGGCGGGATGGTGGCGAGGAACCCCAGGAGGATCGGGGATCCGACAAGGTACTACCACAGCGATGAGGATCTCTACAGGACACTGACGGATCTTCTTCACTCGATTCGCGATCTCGAGCGTCGGGTGGTGGTGGTCCATCAGCCGCCCAGGGGCGTGAGAGATCGCCTGTACAACGGAGAGCTGTCTGGGAGTGTTGGCCTGAGGCGGGTGATTGAGGAGCATCAGCCTGATCTGGTGATATGCGGCCACATCCACGAGGATCGGGGCGCCTCTGCTCTCGGGGGCACACTTGTGGTTAACGTGGGAGAGGCGCGCATGGGGCATGCTGCGCTTATAGATCTTGATGGTCTTGATGTGGAATGGCTGAGGGCAGAATAG
- a CDS encoding CBS domain-containing protein, which yields MSYPVLTVPPNAKVIDAIRLMASGPKGCVIVAEGGLLKEVKGIVTTSRIFKKVFAAGLDPEKVCVADIMTPAPLVTISPEATTREAAELMVRHNIRRLPVVQEGALVGIITSKDLLRCVR from the coding sequence ATGAGCTATCCGGTGCTCACAGTGCCGCCGAACGCGAAGGTCATAGATGCGATAAGGCTGATGGCCAGCGGCCCGAAGGGCTGCGTGATCGTCGCAGAGGGGGGCCTTCTCAAGGAGGTAAAGGGCATCGTCACAACAAGTCGCATATTCAAGAAGGTATTTGCAGCCGGCCTGGACCCTGAGAAGGTCTGCGTAGCGGATATAATGACTCCAGCTCCGCTTGTCACGATCTCCCCAGAGGCAACCACAAGAGAGGCGGCTGAGCTCATGGTGCGCCACAACATACGCCGTCTTCCGGTGGTACAGGAGGGGGCGCTTGTTGGCATAATCACAAGCAAGGACCTCCTGCGGTGCGTGAGGTAA
- a CDS encoding LL-diaminopimelate aminotransferase — MYADRIKSLPPYLFAEIDGIKRRARERGVDVIDLSVGDPDIPTPEHIIKEMCEAVKRPANHQYPSYEGKIEFREAVAEWYRNIFGVDLDPSTEILTLIGSKEGLAHAPLAFVNPGDRVLVPDPAYTVYSTAVMFAGGVPERMPLLKKNSFLPDLESIRARLEQDPSWRPRLIFLNYPNNPTGAVAGIDFFRELVDLAREYGIMVMHDNPYSEIYFDGRPPSILQVPGAKDVAVEFHSLSKTYNMTGWRIGMVSGGSRIIEGIGKVKSNIDSGNFGAVQDAGIAALRSPPEIVDGLRSVYRERIEILYSALCDIGLELSKPKATFYLWAWTGGDSREYAKMLLERTGIVVTPGVGFGEHGEGYIRLSVTQPTERIEMAAERLRNL, encoded by the coding sequence ATGTACGCTGATCGGATAAAATCCCTTCCTCCCTATCTGTTCGCTGAGATCGATGGAATCAAGAGGAGAGCGAGAGAAAGGGGCGTTGACGTCATAGATCTGAGCGTGGGCGACCCGGACATCCCGACACCTGAGCATATCATTAAAGAGATGTGCGAGGCTGTGAAGAGGCCTGCAAACCATCAGTATCCGTCATACGAGGGAAAGATCGAGTTCAGAGAAGCTGTGGCTGAGTGGTATCGCAATATATTCGGTGTAGATCTGGATCCCTCCACAGAGATACTGACCCTCATAGGATCGAAGGAGGGGCTCGCGCATGCCCCGCTGGCGTTCGTTAACCCCGGTGACAGGGTTCTCGTCCCGGATCCAGCATATACGGTTTACAGCACAGCGGTGATGTTTGCTGGTGGCGTCCCTGAGAGGATGCCCCTCCTGAAGAAGAACTCGTTTCTTCCCGATCTCGAGAGCATAAGGGCGAGGCTGGAGCAGGACCCGAGCTGGAGGCCGAGGCTGATCTTTCTGAACTACCCGAACAATCCGACCGGCGCGGTCGCAGGAATTGATTTCTTCAGGGAGCTGGTGGATCTCGCCCGTGAGTACGGAATCATGGTGATGCATGATAACCCGTACTCGGAGATATACTTCGACGGGCGACCTCCCAGCATACTCCAGGTACCCGGAGCGAAGGATGTGGCTGTCGAGTTCCATTCGCTTTCCAAGACGTACAACATGACGGGCTGGCGCATAGGCATGGTCTCAGGGGGCTCCAGGATCATCGAGGGCATCGGCAAGGTCAAGTCGAACATAGACTCCGGAAACTTCGGCGCGGTCCAGGACGCAGGTATAGCTGCTCTGAGAAGCCCGCCGGAGATCGTTGATGGATTGAGGTCTGTTTACAGGGAGAGGATAGAGATCCTGTACTCAGCGCTCTGCGATATAGGCCTTGAGCTCTCGAAGCCGAAGGCGACGTTCTACCTCTGGGCATGGACCGGCGGGGACTCCAGGGAGTACGCCAAGATGCTTCTCGAGAGGACTGGGATTGTCGTGACACCAGGCGTCGGATTCGGCGAGCATGGCGAAGGTTACATAAGGCTCTCTGTGACCCAGCCCACAGAGAGGATCGAGATGGCGGCTGAAAGGCTGAGGAATCTCTGA